The nucleotide window CAGGTCGCCTTCGTCAACGATGCGAGCGGCAGCAAGGAGCTCTACCTCGTCGATTACGACGGGGAGAACCTCCGCAAGGCGACGGCCTTCCGCGCCATCACGCTCTTCCCCCGGTGGAGCCCCGACGGGAAGAAGCTCGCGTTCACGAGCTATAAGGCCGGCAACCCCGACCTCTACCTCTACGACCTCGAGAAGGGCGGCGCCCGCGTCCTCTCCGACCGCCAGGGACTCAACATCGGCGGCGGCTTCTCGCCCGACGGCGCCCGCATCGCGGTGACGGTCTCCGCCCAGAAGAACCCCAACATCCACGTCCTCAGCATCGCCGACGGGACGCTCACCCGCGTGACCTCTCACTTCGGCGTCGACTCCTCCCCCACCTTCTCGCCCGACGGCGAGCAGATCGCCTTCGTCTCCGACCGCGCCGGCAACCCCCAGGTGCACGTCCAGGAGCTCGCCACCGGCCGCGTCAAGCGCCTCACGCGCATGAACTGGTGCGACTCCCCCTCCTGGGCGCCGAGCGGCGAGTGGATCGCCTTCGCCGGACGTGCGAACCGCCTCGACAAGATGGACATCTTCCTCGTCGACGTCACCGGCACGCGCCTCATCCAGCTCACCCACGGCGAAGGCTCCAACGAGGAGCCCTCCTGGTCCCCCGACAGCCGCTTCATCGTCTTCACGAGCACCCGGAACAAGCGCCGCCAGGCCTTCATCATGGACGCCGACGGCTCCGCCCCGCGCCCGCTCGTCGAGACCCCCGGCAACTCGTTCACTCCCGCGTGGGGCCCCTGACAGGGAGGCGCGGCAGCGTCCCCTCGGTGCCGGATACCCGGCACCCCTGGGTGTCTGGCACCGCTCGACTCGCTGCCGCGCAATCGTCGTTCTTGAGGCCCCTCCATATGCGCCGAACGATCGCCCTCGCCGTCGTCCCCCTCCTCGGGCTCTTCCTCTGCGGCTGCGCCACCCTCGTCGCACGCCATCTCCCCCCCGGCGGCCTCCCGCAGAAGACCCCCGCGGAATATCTCCGAGACCTCGATGTCCAGATGAAGGGGATGCTCCTGGAGAAGAGCGCCTTCTCCGCGGCGAGCATGGAGAACGGCTTCACCTATGCCCTGCGCCCCGACGGGATCGACTTCTCCTACCGGAAGTATCTCTCCATCCTCTCCACCGACACGCGCCCCGTGACGACGCGCTGCGACTTCACGGACATCGGAGAGGTCGCCGTCGCCGAATACAGCACGCGCGGGGGCCGTGCTCCCAACTTTTCCAACGAGATCCCGCTCGGCCCGCGCTGCGGGGGCCTCGGCCTCTTCAGCGGCTCGAAGGAAGCTCTCCTGGACATCGCGCAGACCCTGCTGATGCTCCAGCAGGCCAACGGCAAGGCCCCTGGCCGCCCGGCCGGCCCGCCCGCCGGAGCACAGGGTATTTAGGCAGCGCGGCGCCGTCCTCCTTCTGCTTAGAGGAACGATAGTCCCAGTTCCGACTGGGCCGCATAGCCGCGCTCCGCTTCCCCACCCGGGCCATGCCCGCCCTCTCGCCGCCCCCCATACTATCCTCGTGAAGCTCTTTTTCCGCGCGTGCGCGGGGCTCCTGGCGGCCGCCCTTCCGGCGTCCGCGCAGGTCCTCGTCCTCCCGACCCCGCGCCTCGCCGTCCCCCTCGCGCCCGTCACGCTTTCCCTCCCCCTCGCCCATCCCATGGGAGAGGGGGTCTGGGGGGTGAGGGGGCCGCTGCTCACGGCGGCCCCCTCGCTCTCGCTGCCCTCACTCCCCCTCGCCCATTACATGGGGGAGGGGGCCCGGGGGATGAGGGGGCCGCTGCAAGCAGCGGCCCCGCGCTTCGAGCCCCGCGTCCCCTCCGCCATGGCGCAGAGCCAGGTGCGTTTCGCGCAGGACGCGACCCTGGACGCGCTCGTCGTCCGCGAGGGGGCATCCGAGGAGTTCTACCTGCGGGTCCGAGCCCTCGTCTCCCGGCTCCCGCCCGGCGTGCTGTTCTCGGCTCGTGAACTGGGCTATCGCATCCAGATCAAGGAGTTCGTCACGCAGGGACGACCGGAACTCCAGCCCGTCAACGACACGCTCGGCGGCCTCCACTCCTGGGGAAAGAAGGAGAACCTCATCATCGTCGCCGAGAAGGTGCTCGTCGAGCTGCTCGACGACGACGGGGTCTTCCGCGGCCGCAGAGAGTGGCAGGACAGCCGTTACTGGGAGAACGCCGTACTCCACGAGCTCGGCCACGTCCTGGACCGCGCGCACGGCCTCGCCGACGACCCCGCGGTGCGCGCGGCCATGGACGCGGACTTCTCGGACATCCCCGACGAGCTCCGGCGAGTGAGGATGCCGGACGGCCGACCCAACCGGTTCTATTACTTCCTGCAGCGGACGGACGAGCTCCTCTCCGAGAGGGCGCGCAGCGAGATCTGCGCGGAGTCCTTCGACGTGCTCCTGCGCGGGGAGCGCTCCTCCTACAACTACGCGAACTTCACCGCGCACCTTCCGCGAACGCTCGCGGCTCTGCGCGCCGCACTCGAGGCCCGCCTGGGCCCGCTGGCGCTCGTCGGACCCGTCCATACCCTGGAGTGGGGCCCGTTCCGGGCGTACATCGGACCGCCGGCCGCGGATGGGGACGCCCGGGTCGAGATCTACTACCGGGGCGTCCGCTACCCCGACCCGATGGCGCTCAGCGCCGCGGCCGTGGCCAACGGGGAGCAGGGACTGCTCAGGGAGTTCTTCGCGAAGCTCGACGAGGCCGTCGAGCGCTACCGCGCGGCCAACCGCGGCTGAAGCAGCCCGTCGCAGACGCGCTCCAGGAGCAGCCCGCAGCCCATCGCGACGGCCAGGTTCCCGCTGAGCAGGCCGATCGCCCCGATCGCCAGCGCGAGGGCGCGCCGCTCGGCGAGACCCTTCACCAGCCAGACGTGGCAGAGCCCCACGTAGACGAGGAGCAGCGCGAGCGCCCAGGAGGGCACGGCGCGCAGGACCGCCGCGGCCCCGTCGCCGCAGAGCAGCCCCAACGCCAGGCAGAGCCCCCCCGTCAGCGCCGTGGCGCGCGCCGTGCGCGCTCCGCAGCGGTAGTGGGCCGTCAGACCTCCCGAGCCGTGGCAGACCGGCATCCCGCCCAGCAGGCCCGCGGCGAGGTTCGCCGCGCCGACGGAGAGGGAGAGGCGGCGCGCGTCGGCGCGCGTCCCCTCCCCGAAGTAGCCCCGAGCGGCGTCGGCCGTCGCGAAGACGGAGTTCCCGAGCGTCAGCGGGATCTGCGGCAGGACCAGCACCCAGAAGGCGGTCAGGAATCCCAGGACCCCGTGCGGAGCGGTCCCCGCGGTGGAGTGCAGGGCGCGGGCCGCGGCCGGGAAGGCGAGCATGAGCGCCGACTTGAGCAGGAGCAGACCCACTCCGAGCTGGATGCCCTTCACGATGGGGCGCGTGAACCAGGCGGCGATCCTCTCGATGGTCCCCGTCCAGGACAGGGTCACGAGGATGAGGCCCATCCACACCGCGGCCGAGCGGATGGCGAACATGTCGAGCCCCGCGGCGATGGCGATGGCCGACATGGCCTTCAGCGGCTGCACCGGGACGGGCAGGCGGAAGTACGCGCCCGCGGCGAGATAGGTCAGCCCGACGAGGATCAGCGCCCGGGCCGGCGGGAGGCCGTTGAGGGCGACGAGCGCGAGGAAGATGGGGACCAGCACGCCCGCGTCGCCGAAGGCGCCGAGGACGTCGCCGAGAAGGCCGCGGAATCTATTCAACTCGATCTCCCGGGCGGACGCGGCCGCCCGTCCGCACCCGCGCGAAGATCCCTTCGCGCGGCATGACGCAGTCGCCCGCCTGCTCGTAGATGGCGCAGCGCTGACGGCACTCCTTCCCGATCTGCGTGATCTCGAGGACGGCGTCGGGCCCGACCCGCAGGAGGGAACCGACCGGGAGCGAGGGAAGGTCGATGCCCTCGGTCGTGAGGTTCTCGGCGAAAGCGCCCGGGCCGACGCGCAGACCCGCGGCGCGCATCTTCTCGATGCTCTCGGCGGCGAGGAGACTCACCTGGCGGTGCCCGGCTCCGGCGTGAGCGTCGCCCTCGAGCCCGCGCTCGGCGACGAGGAGCGCTTCCGCGACCGGCGTCTTCTTCTCGCCGCGGCGCGCACTCAGGGAGACGGCGACGATCTTCCCGCTCATCCGCCCACCGCGCACATGCGCCCGCTCGGCTGCTCGGAGCAGGGGCTCCCCATCCGGTGCCGCTCCGACTTGCCGGCCGCGACGGCGCGGACCGCGGCGCGCAGGTCGCCGCCCCGGCGCAGGAGCGCGGCGAGGTCCGCCCCCTCGCCGTTCTCGGCGAGGCAGGAGAGCAGGCGTCCCGTGGAGGTCAGGCGCAGGCGGTTGCAGCTCCCGCAGAAGCTCCCGCTCATGGCGCCGATGAAGCCCAGGGTGCCCGCGGCGCCGGGCAGGCGGAACGTCTGCGCAGGGCCGCCTCCGGAAGGGCGCCCGGCGGCCGGGACCGGCTCGAGCGTCCCGAGCGCGGCGCGGGTCTCGGCGAGCGGCACGAAGCGGGCGCGGCTGAAGGCGGGGTCCCCGCCGACGGGCATGAGCTCGATGAAGCGCACGTGGAGCGGCGCGGCCTTCGTGAGGAGCGCGAAGTCCCGGACCTCGTCGTCGTTGACCCCGCGCATCACGACCATGTTCACCTTGACCGGGGCGAGGCCGCCGCCGGCGGCCTCCTCGAGCGCGGAACGCACCGCCGCGAGTCCGTCCACGCCCGTGACGGCGCGAAAGCGCTCCGGGCGGAGGGTGTCGAGACTGACGTTGACGCGGCGCAGGCCCGCGCGGCGCAGGGCCGCGCAGCGGCCGCGCAGGAGCAGCCCATTGGTCGTCAGGGAGAGGTCTTCGACGCCGGGGACCTCGGAGAGCCCGCTCAGGAGCTCCTCCAGGCCGGGGCGCAGGAGCGGCTCGCCGCCCGTCACCCGCACGCGCCGGATCCCGAGCGCGGCCAGCTCCCGGACGAGGGCGAGGGTCTCCCCGTCGCTGAGTGCGCCGAGGGCGGGCTTGCGGACCGCGCCCGCGCAGTAGGGGCAGGACATGTTGCAGCGCTCGGTGACCGAGAGGCGCAGGTAGTCGATGCGGCGCCCGAAGCGGTCGACGAGCGCCTCGCTCATAGGTCGATGAACCGGAAGGGCAGGCGCTCGCCCGCGCGCACGCGGCGCGCTCCCAGCGGGACGGCCGTCAGGGCCGAGCCCCGGCAGGCCGCGGCCGTCATGCCCGAGTCCTGCGGGATGAGGCGCAGCCTCCAGTCCCCCGCCGCGCGCCGAGCGCGGCAGAACACGTAGTGCTTCCGCCGTCCCTCGGCTTCGAAGTCCGCCTCGACGCGGCCGCTCAGGGGCCAGGGCTCCCGCTCCGGCAGGGCGAGCATGCGCTCGAGCGCGGGCCGGACGAACTCCTCGAAGCACACCCACGCGGAGACCGGGTTCCCCGGCAGGCCGAAGACCGCGGTCGAGCCGCGGGTCCCGAAGTAGAGCGGCTTGCCCGGCCGGATGGAGACCCTCCAGAAGCGGGTCTTCACGCCGAGCCCCTCGAGCACGGCGCGGGTGAGGTCCTTGTCGCCGACCGAGACCCCGCCGCTGACGAGCACGAGGTCGGCACCGGCGAGGGCGCGGCGCAGGGTCCGGCGCAGCGCGGGGAGCCGGTCGCCCGCGACGGCGGGCGCGCCGACGAGCGCCCCCGCGCGCAGGAGCGCGGCGCGCAGGCCGGGCCCGTTGGCGTCGCGGATGCGCCCGAACCCGAGGGGCCCGCCGTCGGCCACGAGCTCGCTGCCGGTCGAGACGACGGCCGCGCGCGGGCGCAGGACGACGGGGACGAGGCGGAAGCCCTGACCGGCCAGGAGGGCCGTTTCCCGCGCCCCGAGGAGCCTCCCCCGGGACAGGAGCGGAGCTCCGCGCCGCACATCCGAGCCGGCGAAGCGCACGCTCTCTCGCGGGCGGACCGCGCAGAGCACTTGGACCTGGTCGCCCGCGAGAGCCGTATGCTCCTGCATGACGACGGCGTCGGCCCCGCGCGGCATGGGGGCGCCGGTCAGGATGCGGACCGCCGTGCCCGCGCGCAGGCGCGGCGGCATGCCGTCGCCGGCCTCGATGCGTCCGGCCAGGCGCAGGAGGACCGGCTTGCGGGCGGCGCCGGCCGTGTCCCGGGAACGGACCGCGTAGCCGTCCATGCTGGAGTGGTCGAAGCGCGGGTTGTCCGCGCGCGCGCGCAGGTCCTCGGCCAGGACACGCCCGGCGCAGTCGAGCAGGAGGACCTTCTCGGCGGCGCGGGGCTTCACGGCTCCCCGCACGATGCGCAGGGCCCGGTCGGCGGGGATCACCGGCGCTTTCCTCCGCGCGCGGCGGCGGCGGGCTTCGGCGGATGGCAGCCCCCCGCCATCATCTTGAGCGCGTGCGGGATGAGGGTCTCGAGCAGGGGGAAGGACTCCGTGAGGGCCCGGGGGCTGCCGGGAAGGTTGAGGATGAAGGTCTTCCCCCGAACGCCGCAGAGGGCGCGGGAGAGATCGGCGTAGGGGGTGTGGCGGCGGCCTTCGGCCCGGAGCGCCTCGACGACGCCGGGAACTTCCAGCTCCAGGACGGCCTTTGTCGCCTCAGGCGTACGGTCGCGCGGTCCCAGGCCGGTACCGCCGGTAGTGAGCACCGCGTCGAGCCGGTCCGAATCGCACCAGGCGCGCAGGACGCGGCCGGCCTCGCGCGTCCCATCGGGAACAAGCGCCCGGCGCTCGACGGTCCAGCCCACCCGCTTCGCCCACTCGACGATGGCCGGTCCGCCCGCGTCCTCGCGCTCCCCCCGGAAGGAGGAATCACTGACCGTCAGGACCCCGATGCGCAGCGCGTTCATCTCCCCCTCCGGTAATGGCCCGAGCGTCCGCCCTTCTTCTCCAGAAGCTGGAGGTCCCCGATGCTCATGTCCCGGTCCGCGGACTTGCACATGTCGTAGACGGTGAGGCAGGCGGCGGCCGCGGCGGTCAACGCCTCCATCTCCGCCCCCGTGCGCGCGTGGGTGCGGACCCGGGCGAGCACGCGCACGCCGCGCGGCGCGGGCTCGAAGCGGATCTCGACGAGGTCGAGCGGGATGTTGTGGCACATCGGGATCCACTCGCCCGTGCGCTTGGCGGCCATGATCGCCGCCGTCTTCGCGACGGTGAACACGTCGCCCTTGGGGAGCTTCCCCGCGAGGAGGAGCTTGCGCGTCGCCGGACGCATCGCGACCCGGGCGCTCGCGAGGGCCTCGCGCTCGCTGACGGGCTTCTCGCCCACGTCCACCATGCGGGCCTTCCCGCGCGCGTCGAGATGAGAGAGAACAGGCATCAGTGCCTCCCGGCGAAATCCCGGGCGAAGGCCCGGCGCGCGTAGTCGGCGACCCGCGCCTCGAAGCGCTCGTAGCGCTCCACGAAGGTCCGCGCGTAGGGCGTCAGGCGCGCGCCGCCCCGGTCGTTGCCGCCGCGCCGGCGCAGGAGGAACTCCTTGTCGGTGGCCGACTCGAGCGCCTTGAGGATGCGGTGCGCCTTCGCGTAGGACATCCCCATCTCGCGCGCCGCGAGGAGGATGGAGCCCTTGCGCTCGACGCCGCGCAGGAGCCGCACGAGCCCCGCGCCCATGAACGGCGCTCCGCGGTCGTCGGCTATGCTCAGCTTGACCCGTGCCTGCACCGTTGTATTCTAGAAAATATATCGGACACAGGCCGCAAAACCGAAGGCCCTCCTTTATGAGGGGCCTTCGGTTTTGCGCCCGCCATATGCGGTACCTGCGGGTCCTGCGATACGACGAATGAGTTCCAGACACCTCTTCGAGCGCCTCTCCCCCTCAGCGACGGGGCTTCCCGCAGACAAATGCCCCTCCAAACTCTGAAGGAATCGGCCGTCCGCCAGCATGCGCGAGAACTCCTCCTTCAAGTATTGGCGCACATCGCCTGGAGCGGCATCGATCTTCTCTTCTATCCCTGGGTGTCCATCCAGAAGCGCGACCACGTCTTCGAGGTCCGGGCTGGCCTGAAAATCCTCACGCCCGCGATCGCGGAAAGCTTCCAGTTTCGAAGCCAGCAGGTAGGGGGCGGAGAAAACATGGATTCGCTCCCCCCGCGGGAGCACGACTTGCTCCGCATGCGTCACCGCATCCCGATACCAGCGATTGCGGAATCCCAGGACATCGCCCTCCGCCGGCATCACGTCGACTTTGATTCCGCAGAAGAGCCAGCGGCAGATGGGAGAACCCGGCGACATCGAATGCTCGAAACCCAGGGACCTCAACTCAGCCTCGAGCGCGTGGTATTCAGACCTCTCGACGACTTCCACGACACAGTCGACGTCGTCGGTCGCACGAGTAGGGGGAGCGGCAGGATCGAGAATGAAAAGATCGATCGTGGCGCCGCCGACGAAGACGACCTTCTCCTTCAGGTCCTTAAGTCCCCGGGCGACGGTACCCAGCATCTCGACGTTGAGCGAGGGCGTTCTAGGCTGCATGCAGACGCCGCTCAAGCTCTTCGGCTGCGATCTGCCGCTCGCGCGCTCGCCCCACCCGAAGGGCATCGACGAGCGCCAGGAGTTCGTGCAGCGCTGGGTCCCTCATCGCGGCATGAGGGACCGAGGGATACAGGGGCTCGATAGCCTGTCCCCGCATGGACCCTTCGCCGGAGGGCCAGACATACTGGTCGTTCTCGTTGGAAACGATTCCCCGTGAGAGGGGAGGAGCGGAATGAGCGGTAGGCACGCCTCGACTGAGCGAACCCGGCTCGGCGGGATAAACGTACTTGAGCCCGTGGACGACGAATTCCAGAAGCGCGGCTCGATTGATCTTCTTCCGGGAACTGTCGAGCAGCCTGGAACGCTTGCAGCGCTCCAACGCCATGCTGACTTCGGAAACCGATAGGCCGAGTTCCTGGGACAGGTCGACAAGCCGCCAGGAACGTTCATTGGATGCCGTCATTTTCAGCAGCACGACCATATCCTGAGGTTTAAAGCATCTAATTAATCCCATGGTGTTATTATAACAGATAATTCCTCATTTCGCAAATCGCGAAAAGCGGAATTCAAATTAAAAGAAATATGATTAAAAGCAAAGGCCCCTACTGAAGGAGGAGCCTTCGGTATGACTTCGGTAGCGCGCTGAAGCGCGCTAAGGGTTCACGCTCTCGAGAAACACCTTCGGCAGCGCGCCTCATACTGGTCGGAAGCCCCGACGCTGATGCGCTTTCGCGTGTGCGAGAGCCGCTGGCTGCGGTTGGCGGGGGCGCCGCAGACGACGCAGATGGCCAGGTTCTTGGTGACGAACTCGGCGACGGCCATGAGGCGGGCGACGGCGTCGAAGGGCCGGCCCAGGTAGTCCTGGTCGAGGCCGGCGACGATGACGCGGCGGCCCTCGTCGGCGAGCTTCTCGCAGACCTCGACGATCTCGGGGCCGAAGAAGTGGACCTCGTCGATGCCGACGACCTGCGTGTCGGGCTTCACCTTCTCGAGGATGTCCTTCGCCGTCTTCACGGGGCAGCAGGGGACCTTGGCGAGGTCGTGGGAGATGATGTGGTTCTTCCCGTAGCGCACGTCGAGCGCGGAGTTGAAGGTCTGGACCTTCTGGCGCGCGATGTTGGCCAGGCGCAGGCGGCGGATGAGCTCCTGGGTCTTGCCCGAGAACATGCTCCCGCAGACCACCTCGATCCAGCCCGAGGAGAGCCCCTGCGGGCGCAGGCGCGCCGAGGCGTCGTCCGAACGCATGAGTGCCTGCATCATCCCTTCCTCCCCGTGTATTGCTTCTTGATGTAGCCCTTATAGCCGCGGTGCTCCTTGAGCGGCTTCCACCAGGCCGGGTTCGCGCGGTACCATTCGACCGTCGCGCGCAGCGCCTCGTCGTAGCCAAAGGCATGCTTGAAGCCGAGCTTCAGCAGCTTCGAGCAGTCGAGCGCGTAGCGGCGGTCGTGGCCCGGGCGGTCGCTCACGCGCTTGACGAGCTCCGGCCCGACGCCCATGACGCCGCGGACCTTCTCGACGAGCTGGCGGTTGTTGAGCGAGCGCGTCCCGCCGATGTTGTAGATCTCGCCGACCGCGCCCTTGCGCAGGACGAACTCGATGGCGCGGACGTGGTCCTCGACGTAGACCCAGTCGCGCACGTTGAGCCCGTCGCCGTAGAGCGGGAAGGGCTTGCCCTCGATCCAGTTCGTGATCATGAGCGGCAGGGCCTTCTCGGGGAACTGGTAGGGGCCGAAGTTGTTGGAGGCGCGCGTCACGACCGCGGGCAGGCCGAAGGTCACGACGTAGGAGCGCACGAGCAGGTCCGAGGCGGCCTTCGAGGCCGCGTACGGGCTGTTGGGCAGGAGCCGGTCGCCTTCGCGGGAATGGCCCTTCTCCACGCTGCCGTAGACCTCGTCGGTGCTCACGTGCACGAAGCGACGCACCTTGTGGCGCAGCGCGGCGTCGAGGAGGACCTGCGTGCCGACCACGTTGGTACGCAGGAACACGCCGGGCTCGAGGATGGAGCGGTCGACGTGGCTCTCGGCGGCGAAGTGCACGACGGCGTCGCAGCCGTCGATGGCGCGCTCGACCGCGGCCGCGTCGGCGATGTCGCCCTTCACCCAGCGGTAGCGCCGGTCGGCGCGCAGGCATTTCTCCTTTCGCGCCGCCCTCGACGCGCTCGGGCCCGCGGCGAGGACGGAGCGGAGGTCGGCGAGGCTCGCCGGGTTGCCCGCGTAGGTGCAGAGGTCGAGGTTGACGACCCTGTCGGAGGGGTAGCGGCGCAGGTGGTGGCGGACGAAGTTGGACCCGATGAAGCCGAGCCCGCCGGTGACGAGGAGCTT belongs to Elusimicrobiota bacterium and includes:
- the tolB gene encoding Tol-Pal system beta propeller repeat protein TolB, with the translated sequence MTLALLAGLLLFAAPARAAEVYIGVEGAREGAQRALGLPAFLSEDPGRLDDAETGRKLRETLRADLLASRYFDIIEKGPAPSTGQDEQELLAWRTAGAAFLLTAKASKVQDQVALSVRLRDTASGETLLERYYRQNERYARSLAHRVADDLVKQLSGRPGIAHTQVAFVNDASGSKELYLVDYDGENLRKATAFRAITLFPRWSPDGKKLAFTSYKAGNPDLYLYDLEKGGARVLSDRQGLNIGGGFSPDGARIAVTVSAQKNPNIHVLSIADGTLTRVTSHFGVDSSPTFSPDGEQIAFVSDRAGNPQVHVQELATGRVKRLTRMNWCDSPSWAPSGEWIAFAGRANRLDKMDIFLVDVTGTRLIQLTHGEGSNEEPSWSPDSRFIVFTSTRNKRRQAFIMDADGSAPRPLVETPGNSFTPAWGP
- a CDS encoding putative sulfate/molybdate transporter; this translates as MNRFRGLLGDVLGAFGDAGVLVPIFLALVALNGLPPARALILVGLTYLAAGAYFRLPVPVQPLKAMSAIAIAAGLDMFAIRSAAVWMGLILVTLSWTGTIERIAAWFTRPIVKGIQLGVGLLLLKSALMLAFPAAARALHSTAGTAPHGVLGFLTAFWVLVLPQIPLTLGNSVFATADAARGYFGEGTRADARRLSLSVGAANLAAGLLGGMPVCHGSGGLTAHYRCGARTARATALTGGLCLALGLLCGDGAAAVLRAVPSWALALLLVYVGLCHVWLVKGLAERRALALAIGAIGLLSGNLAVAMGCGLLLERVCDGLLQPRLAAR
- a CDS encoding MOSC domain-containing protein, encoding MSGKIVAVSLSARRGEKKTPVAEALLVAERGLEGDAHAGAGHRQVSLLAAESIEKMRAAGLRVGPGAFAENLTTEGIDLPSLPVGSLLRVGPDAVLEITQIGKECRQRCAIYEQAGDCVMPREGIFARVRTGGRVRPGDRVE
- the moaA gene encoding GTP 3',8-cyclase MoaA, which encodes MSEALVDRFGRRIDYLRLSVTERCNMSCPYCAGAVRKPALGALSDGETLALVRELAALGIRRVRVTGGEPLLRPGLEELLSGLSEVPGVEDLSLTTNGLLLRGRCAALRRAGLRRVNVSLDTLRPERFRAVTGVDGLAAVRSALEEAAGGGLAPVKVNMVVMRGVNDDEVRDFALLTKAAPLHVRFIELMPVGGDPAFSRARFVPLAETRAALGTLEPVPAAGRPSGGGPAQTFRLPGAAGTLGFIGAMSGSFCGSCNRLRLTSTGRLLSCLAENGEGADLAALLRRGGDLRAAVRAVAAGKSERHRMGSPCSEQPSGRMCAVGG
- the glp gene encoding gephyrin-like molybdotransferase Glp, coding for MIPADRALRIVRGAVKPRAAEKVLLLDCAGRVLAEDLRARADNPRFDHSSMDGYAVRSRDTAGAARKPVLLRLAGRIEAGDGMPPRLRAGTAVRILTGAPMPRGADAVVMQEHTALAGDQVQVLCAVRPRESVRFAGSDVRRGAPLLSRGRLLGARETALLAGQGFRLVPVVLRPRAAVVSTGSELVADGGPLGFGRIRDANGPGLRAALLRAGALVGAPAVAGDRLPALRRTLRRALAGADLVLVSGGVSVGDKDLTRAVLEGLGVKTRFWRVSIRPGKPLYFGTRGSTAVFGLPGNPVSAWVCFEEFVRPALERMLALPEREPWPLSGRVEADFEAEGRRKHYVFCRARRAAGDWRLRLIPQDSGMTAAACRGSALTAVPLGARRVRAGERLPFRFIDL
- a CDS encoding MogA/MoaB family molybdenum cofactor biosynthesis protein, translated to MNALRIGVLTVSDSSFRGEREDAGGPAIVEWAKRVGWTVERRALVPDGTREAGRVLRAWCDSDRLDAVLTTGGTGLGPRDRTPEATKAVLELEVPGVVEALRAEGRRHTPYADLSRALCGVRGKTFILNLPGSPRALTESFPLLETLIPHALKMMAGGCHPPKPAAAARGGKRR
- the moaC gene encoding cyclic pyranopterin monophosphate synthase MoaC; this translates as MPVLSHLDARGKARMVDVGEKPVSEREALASARVAMRPATRKLLLAGKLPKGDVFTVAKTAAIMAAKRTGEWIPMCHNIPLDLVEIRFEPAPRGVRVLARVRTHARTGAEMEALTAAAAACLTVYDMCKSADRDMSIGDLQLLEKKGGRSGHYRRGR
- a CDS encoding LysR family transcriptional regulator, with product MQARVKLSIADDRGAPFMGAGLVRLLRGVERKGSILLAAREMGMSYAKAHRILKALESATDKEFLLRRRGGNDRGGARLTPYARTFVERYERFEARVADYARRAFARDFAGRH
- a CDS encoding thymidine kinase; translated protein: MRSDDASARLRPQGLSSGWIEVVCGSMFSGKTQELIRRLRLANIARQKVQTFNSALDVRYGKNHIISHDLAKVPCCPVKTAKDILEKVKPDTQVVGIDEVHFFGPEIVEVCEKLADEGRRVIVAGLDQDYLGRPFDAVARLMAVAEFVTKNLAICVVCGAPANRSQRLSHTRKRISVGASDQYEARCRRCFSRA
- the rfbB gene encoding dTDP-glucose 4,6-dehydratase, whose product is MKLLVTGGLGFIGSNFVRHHLRRYPSDRVVNLDLCTYAGNPASLADLRSVLAAGPSASRAARKEKCLRADRRYRWVKGDIADAAAVERAIDGCDAVVHFAAESHVDRSILEPGVFLRTNVVGTQVLLDAALRHKVRRFVHVSTDEVYGSVEKGHSREGDRLLPNSPYAASKAASDLLVRSYVVTFGLPAVVTRASNNFGPYQFPEKALPLMITNWIEGKPFPLYGDGLNVRDWVYVEDHVRAIEFVLRKGAVGEIYNIGGTRSLNNRQLVEKVRGVMGVGPELVKRVSDRPGHDRRYALDCSKLLKLGFKHAFGYDEALRATVEWYRANPAWWKPLKEHRGYKGYIKKQYTGRKG